A single genomic interval of Sinorhizobium meliloti harbors:
- a CDS encoding TrbC/VirB2 family protein has product MSRRNAVIAVALLAAHIVLACVAPALASSGGSLPWEGPLQQIQESITGPVAGAIALAAVAIAGGMLIFGGELNDFARRLVYIVLVAGILLGATNIIGLFGATGASIGASDERTTFFSRSRVGEGAHG; this is encoded by the coding sequence ATGTCGCGTAGAAATGCCGTCATCGCCGTCGCACTCCTTGCGGCGCACATCGTTCTCGCCTGCGTCGCGCCGGCGCTCGCCAGTTCGGGCGGCAGTCTTCCCTGGGAAGGGCCGCTGCAGCAAATCCAGGAGTCGATCACCGGGCCGGTCGCGGGAGCTATTGCACTTGCAGCGGTCGCAATTGCTGGCGGCATGCTCATCTTTGGGGGAGAACTGAACGACTTCGCGCGGCGGCTGGTGTATATCGTGCTGGTGGCGGGCATCCTGCTCGGTGCCACCAACATCATCGGCCTGTTCGGCGCGACGGGCGCCTCGATTGGAGCATCGGACGAGCGAACCACATTCTTCAGCCGAAGCAGAGTAGGGGAGGGGGCTCATGGTTGA
- a CDS encoding conjugal transfer protein TrbD — MVESLSRLKHNRIHRALSRPNLLMGADRELVLLTGLAAVILIFVVLTIYSALFGVAVWIVIVGLLRMMAKADPLMRQVYFRHISYKPYYKATTSPWRRY; from the coding sequence ATGGTTGAGTCCCTGTCCCGTCTAAAACACAACCGCATCCACCGTGCACTTTCGCGTCCGAATCTGCTGATGGGCGCGGACCGGGAACTGGTCCTGCTCACAGGTCTCGCCGCGGTCATCCTGATCTTTGTGGTCTTGACAATATATTCCGCGCTCTTCGGGGTTGCCGTCTGGATCGTCATCGTCGGGCTCTTGAGAATGATGGCAAAGGCGGACCCGCTGATGCGTCAGGTCTACTTCCGGCACATTTCTTACAAGCCCTACTACAAGGCGACCACCTCGCCGTGGCGGCGGTATTGA